Genomic segment of Arthrobacter antioxidans:
GATCAGGGCGATCGGGCCGTGCTTGAGCTCGCCCGCGGCGAAGCCCTCGGCGTGGATGTAGGCCAGTTCCTTGAGTTTCAGGGCCCCCTCCATCGCCACGGGGAAGCCCACGTGGCGGCCGAGGAACAGCACCGACTTGGCATTGGCCATGTCCGCGCCGAGCTGCTTGATCTTGTCGGCGTCGTCGAGGATGGACTGGATCTTGGCCGGGATGGTCGAGAGGTCCGTGAGGACGTCGGCGATCTCGTCGCGGTACTTGTTGCCGCGCAGCTGGGCGAGGTACAGGCCCAGCAGGTACGCGGCGGTGATCTGCGCGAGGAAGGCCTTCGTCGAGGCGACGGCGATCTCCGGGCCGGCGTGCGTGTACAGCACGGCGTCCGACTCCCGCGGGATCGTGGAGCCGTTGGTGTTACAGATCGCCACGACCTTGGCGCCCTGCTCCCGGGCGTAGCGGACCGCCATGAGGGTGTCCATGGTCTCGCCGGACTGGGAGATCGCGACCACGAGGGTCTTCTCGTTCACGATCGGGTCGCGGTAGCGGAACTCGTGGGACAGCTCCACCTCGGTGGGGATGCGGCACCAGTGCTCGATGGCGTACTTGGCCACCTGGCCCGCGTAGGCCGACGTGCCGCAGGCGAGGACCACGATCTTGTCGACCGAGCGCAGGATCGTCTCGTCGATGCGCAGTTCGTCGAGCATCAGGTTGCCGCCGACGTCGGAACGGCCGAGGAGGGTCTGACCGACGGCGTCGGGCTGGTCGTGGATCTCCTTCTCCATGAAGGAGTCGAAGCCGCCCTTCTCGGCGGCGGCGGCGTCCCAGCTGACGTGGAACTCCGTGCCCTCGGCGGGGGCGCCGAAGAAGTCGGTGATGGTGACGTCGTCGGGCGTGATGGTGACGATCTGGTCCTGGCCGAGCTCGACGGCGCGGCGCGTGAAGTCGATGAAGCCGGAGACGTCGGACCCGAGGAAGTTCTCCCCGTCGCCGAGCCCCACCACGAGCGGTGAGTTGCGGCGGCCGGCGGCGACGACGCCGGGCTGGTCCTGGTGGATGGCGAGGAGCGTGAACGCCCCTTCGAGGCGCTGGCACGCCTGCTGCAGGGCGAGGGTCAGGAGGTCGCCCTCGGCGCCGCTCTCGACGAGCCCGCGGTACAGGTGGCCCACGAGCCCGGCGGCGACCTCGGTGTCGGTGTCCGAGATGAAGGTCAGGCCCTCACCGGTCAGCTCGGCCTTGAGCTCGGCGTAGTTCTCGATGATGCCGTTGTGGATGAGCGCGAGCCGGTCGCCGTCGGCGAGGTGCGGGTGCGCGTTCTGGTCGGTCGGCCCGCCGTGGGTGGCCCACCGCGTGTGCCCGATCCCGGTCAGCGAGCGCGGCAGCGGGTCCGCTGCCAGCTCCCCGACGAGGTTCGTCAGCTTGCCCGCCTTCTTGCGGGACTCGATGCCGTCGGAGGTGATCACTGCCACCCCGGCGGAATCGTACCCGCGGTACTCGAGGCGCCTGAGGCCCTCCATGACGACGTCGAGCGCGCCGTGCTGCGCTTCGGACGATTCCTGATCGAACGCCGGGGCGACAGAGTCGAGCGCCGATGTTCCCTGGCCGCGGTCCCGGCCTACATATCCCACGATTCCACACATGACACCTAGCGTACCGGTGGCCGTGTTTGTTAATGCGCAGGCCACCGGGCAGAATCGTCAGGTGAGTGACAGAGGCACGGGGACGCAGCAGGCCATCGGTGCCGAATCCTTCACCCCCTTCGTCGAACTCGACCGCCAGATGTGGTCGCGCCTGTCCCACGAGATCAGGAGTCCCCTGAACGTCGAGGACGTCCAGCGGCTGCGCGGCCTGGGTGATGCCCTGAACCTCGACGAGGTGCGCGAGGTCTACCTCCCCCTCTCCCGCCTGCTGAACCTCTACACGGCGGCGGCCGGCCAGCTCCACGCGGCCACCAACACGTTCCTCGGGGAGAGCACCACGCGCACGCCCTTCGTGATCGGCGTCGCCGGCTCCGTGGCGGTGGGCAAGTCGACGACGGCGAGGGTGCTGCGCGAGCTCCTGCGGCGCTGGCCGGACACTCCCGATGTGGCGCTGATCACCACGGACGGCTTCCTGTACCCGAACGCGGAGCTCGAGCGGCGTGGCCTCATGCAGCGCAAGGGCTTCCCCGAGTCCTACGACCGCCGGCGGCTCCTGCGCTTCGTCAGCGAGGTCAAGAGCGGTGCCGCCGAGGTGCGCGCCCCCTCGTACTCGCACCTCACCTACGACATCGTGCCGGGCCGCGAGGTGGTGGTCCGCCGCCCCGACGTCCTCATCGTCGAGGGCCTCAACGTCCTGGCCCCGGCGCGCCCGCGGCCGGACGGCATCACGGGACTCGCGCTGAGCGACTTCTTCGACTTCTCCATCTACGTCGACGCGAAGACCGCCCACATCAAGGAGTGGTACGTCCACCGCTTCCAGTCGCTGCGCTCCAGCGCGTTCGCCAAGCCGGAGTCCTACTTCCACCGGTACGCCGACCTCAGCGACGAGGAGGCCCGCCGGACGGCGACCAGCATCTGGGAACGCATCAACGAGCCGAACCTCGTGGCCAACGTCCTGCCCACGCGCGGGCGGGCACAGCTGGTGCTCACCAAGGACGCCGACCACTCCGTGCGCCGCATGCTCCTGCGGAAGACCTGACCGTGCGCGTCCTGCCGTCGGTGACGCTGGTGGTCCTCGCAGTGACGCTCTCGGCGTGTTCCGGGCCGGGCCCCGCCCCCGGGTCCCCCTCCGGCGCGGCGTCGGGCGCCACCGCATCCTCGGGAACCACGGCCTCATCGGACACCACAGCCTCATCGGTGCCGGCATCGGACCACGCCGAGCCCACCGGGAAGGCCACGGATCTCCCCGCCCCGCCCCAGCGCACTCCCGTTCCCGCCGCGAGCGGTCCGGCGACGGCGGCCCCGGCGACGGCATCGCCCGCACCCCCTGCTCCCGGCGCGACGGCGCACACCGATCCCGGCGCCGTCGACGTCGTCGTGAACAAGCGCAGGCCCCTGACCCCGCTGGACTATGCGCCCGCGGACCTGCGCCGACCCGCCGTCGCCACACCCACCGGCTTCGACCTCCTGCGCCCCGACGCTGCCACGGCCGTGGAGGAGATGTTCGCAGCGGCCGCGGCCGACGGCGTGGGCCTGGCCATGGTCAGCGGATACCGTTCCTTCGCGGACCAGGAATCGACCTATGCGTATTGGGTGGGCCAGTACGGCGGCGCGGCGGGCGCGGACACCGTGTCGGCGCGGCCCGGCTACTCGGAGCACCAGACGGGCCTCGCCTTCGACGTCGCGCAGGCCGACGGCGCCTGCACCCTGGTGCGCTGCTTCCAGGACACGCCCGCCGGGCAGTGGACGGCGGCCCACGCGGCCGACTTCGGGTTCATCCTCCGCTACCCGTTCGGGTTCCACGAGATCACGGGCTTCTCGGCGGAATCCTGGCACTTCCGCTACGTGGGCAGGGACGTCTCCCTGGCCATGAAGGCTGCCGGCACCCAGACCCTCGAGGAGCACTTCGGCCTCCCCCCGGCGCCGTCGTACTGAGCCCGGCCCGCCGCCTCAGCGGCTCCCCGGCAGGGACACGCCCGTCTCCCCGGCGAGCACGCCGAGCAGCCGGTCCTGGAACCCGGGGTCCAGCACGGCGTCGTGCGGCTGCCGCCGCCGGCGGTGGAACCAGTACCCGCCGGTGACGAGCGCCTCGGGGTCCTCCCCCGTGGCCAGCCACACCTGGGTCCGGTGGGCGAGATCGAGATCGTCCGGCGCGTCGGGGCCGCCCATCCGCGTGGGGACCCATCCCGGATCCACCGCGTTGCTCAGGACGTCCGGGCGGAGGCGGGCCAGCGCGGCGGAGAAGGTGGTGAGGAAGAGCTTGCTGTCCCCGTAGTGGCCCGGTGACCTGCCCCGCCAGTCCACGCCGTCCAGGGACGGACGCCCGCTGTAGTGCGACCCGCTGCTCAGGTACACGTGGCGCCGCGGGCCCTCGAGCAGGGCGGTCAGGAGGTACGGGGCGATCACGTTGACGGGCATGACGGCGGAGCCGCTCCAGACGCCCGCGTTGTGGATCACGGCGTCGAGGGTCTCGCCCGCGTTCAGCTCGGCAGCGATCCGCAGGACCGCCTGCCGGTCCTCGAAATCCCCCACCACGAGCCCGGCCCCCCGTCCGGTGAGGGGGGCGAGAGCGCCCGCACGGTCCTCGGTGCGGGCATGCACGACGACGTCGTGCCCCTCCCGCAGGAGGTCTTCGGCCGCTGCCCGGCCGAGGCCTTCGACCGACCCGGTGACCAGCACCCTCATGATCGTCCCCCTTCATGGGATAGGGCGTCCGCTGCGCGCAGCGGGTACTCAGGACCTCACGGTACCGACCCGGCACGGATAGGTGAACGTCACGGGGCGTTTACGCAGCACGCAGGGGACGGAAACGCACGCTCACTAGCGTCGGGGGAATCAGCCACATCAGCCCCTGGAGGACTTCCGTGAGCATCGACGAAGCAGCATCTCCCGCGCCGGCTCCCGCACCGGCGGCGAGCGCGCCCCCGCTGGTCCACCGTCCGGGCCGCTGGATCGACCACTGGGACGCCGAGGACACCGCCCAGTGGAGCGGCGGCGGCAGGTCCATCGCCCGGCGCAACCTGCAGTGGTCGATCGCGTGCGAGTTCCTCGGCTTCGTGGTCTGGCAGCTGTGGTCGATCGTTGTGGTGTACCTGCCGGCGGCGGGCTTCACCTTCACGACGTCGCAGATCTTCTGGCTGATCTCCATGCCGTCCCTCGTCGGGGCGACGCTGCGCATCCCCTACACGTTCATGGTGCCGAGGCTGGGTGGCAGGAACTGGACCGTGATCTCCGCCCTGCTCCTGCTGATCCCGACCATCGGGCTCGGACTATGTGTCTCGAACCCCGACACCCCGTTCGCCGTGATGCTCGCCGTGGCGGCGCTCGCGGGCTTCGGCGGCGGCAACTTCGCGAGCTCGATGGCGAACATCACCTTCTTCTTCCCCGCCCGGGAGAAGGGGTGGGCGCTCGGCCTGAACGCGGCGGGCGGCAACCTCGGCGCCGCCGTCGCGCAACTGGTGGTTCCCATCGTCGTCGCCCTCGGCGCCGCCGCCACACTGGACCTGCCCCTCGCCGGCTGGATCTGGGTGCCCCTGATCCTCGCCGCCGCCTTCGGTGCCTGGAAGTTCATGGACAACCTCTCCAGCGCCCGGAGCGATCTCGCCGGCTCGCTCGCGGCCGTCCGTGAACCGCACCTGTGGGTCATGGCGCTGCTCTACATCGGGACGTTCGGCTCGTTCATCGGCTTCGCCGGGGTCTTCCCGAAACTGATCGTCGATTCCTTCCCCGCCTTCTCCACGATCGCCATGGGCCCGGCGACACTGTCCCTCGCGTTCCTCGGCCCCCTGGTCGGCTCCCTTGCGCGGCCCTTCGGCGGACGCCTCGCCGACCGGTTCGGCGGAGCGATGATCACCGTGTGCGCCTTCGCGGTCATGGCGGCGATCTCCCTGGCCGTCGTCTGGACGCTCCCCCTGGCCGACTTCTGGCTCTTCCTCGGCCTTTTCCTCGTCCTCTTCGCGGCCGCCGGCGCGGGCAACGGGGCGACCTACCGCATGATCCCCGTCATCTTCGCCCGGCGCGGCGCGGCAGCAGGGGCAGAACTCCGGGAATCGGTGAGCACCGCCCGCAAGTCGGCGGCGGCCCTCGGGCTCATCTCGGCGGTCGGCGCCTACGGAGGCTTCCTCATCCCCCAGGTCCTCAACGCCTCGAAGGGCGCCTCGGGCAGCTACGACG
This window contains:
- the glmS gene encoding glutamine--fructose-6-phosphate transaminase (isomerizing); protein product: MCGIVGYVGRDRGQGTSALDSVAPAFDQESSEAQHGALDVVMEGLRRLEYRGYDSAGVAVITSDGIESRKKAGKLTNLVGELAADPLPRSLTGIGHTRWATHGGPTDQNAHPHLADGDRLALIHNGIIENYAELKAELTGEGLTFISDTDTEVAAGLVGHLYRGLVESGAEGDLLTLALQQACQRLEGAFTLLAIHQDQPGVVAAGRRNSPLVVGLGDGENFLGSDVSGFIDFTRRAVELGQDQIVTITPDDVTITDFFGAPAEGTEFHVSWDAAAAEKGGFDSFMEKEIHDQPDAVGQTLLGRSDVGGNLMLDELRIDETILRSVDKIVVLACGTSAYAGQVAKYAIEHWCRIPTEVELSHEFRYRDPIVNEKTLVVAISQSGETMDTLMAVRYAREQGAKVVAICNTNGSTIPRESDAVLYTHAGPEIAVASTKAFLAQITAAYLLGLYLAQLRGNKYRDEIADVLTDLSTIPAKIQSILDDADKIKQLGADMANAKSVLFLGRHVGFPVAMEGALKLKELAYIHAEGFAAGELKHGPIALIEEGQPVVVVMPSPNGRDSLHAKVVSNVQEIRARGAVTIVIAEEGDTSVEAYSEHVFYVPESPTLLAPLLTTVPLQIFALALASAKGYDVDQPRNLAKSVTVE
- the coaA gene encoding type I pantothenate kinase; the encoded protein is MSDRGTGTQQAIGAESFTPFVELDRQMWSRLSHEIRSPLNVEDVQRLRGLGDALNLDEVREVYLPLSRLLNLYTAAAGQLHAATNTFLGESTTRTPFVIGVAGSVAVGKSTTARVLRELLRRWPDTPDVALITTDGFLYPNAELERRGLMQRKGFPESYDRRRLLRFVSEVKSGAAEVRAPSYSHLTYDIVPGREVVVRRPDVLIVEGLNVLAPARPRPDGITGLALSDFFDFSIYVDAKTAHIKEWYVHRFQSLRSSAFAKPESYFHRYADLSDEEARRTATSIWERINEPNLVANVLPTRGRAQLVLTKDADHSVRRMLLRKT
- a CDS encoding M15 family metallopeptidase, which encodes MRVLPSVTLVVLAVTLSACSGPGPAPGSPSGAASGATASSGTTASSDTTASSVPASDHAEPTGKATDLPAPPQRTPVPAASGPATAAPATASPAPPAPGATAHTDPGAVDVVVNKRRPLTPLDYAPADLRRPAVATPTGFDLLRPDAATAVEEMFAAAAADGVGLAMVSGYRSFADQESTYAYWVGQYGGAAGADTVSARPGYSEHQTGLAFDVAQADGACTLVRCFQDTPAGQWTAAHAADFGFILRYPFGFHEITGFSAESWHFRYVGRDVSLAMKAAGTQTLEEHFGLPPAPSY
- a CDS encoding SDR family NAD(P)-dependent oxidoreductase; the protein is MRVLVTGSVEGLGRAAAEDLLREGHDVVVHARTEDRAGALAPLTGRGAGLVVGDFEDRQAVLRIAAELNAGETLDAVIHNAGVWSGSAVMPVNVIAPYLLTALLEGPRRHVYLSSGSHYSGRPSLDGVDWRGRSPGHYGDSKLFLTTFSAALARLRPDVLSNAVDPGWVPTRMGGPDAPDDLDLAHRTQVWLATGEDPEALVTGGYWFHRRRRQPHDAVLDPGFQDRLLGVLAGETGVSLPGSR
- a CDS encoding MFS transporter, with protein sequence MSIDEAASPAPAPAPAASAPPLVHRPGRWIDHWDAEDTAQWSGGGRSIARRNLQWSIACEFLGFVVWQLWSIVVVYLPAAGFTFTTSQIFWLISMPSLVGATLRIPYTFMVPRLGGRNWTVISALLLLIPTIGLGLCVSNPDTPFAVMLAVAALAGFGGGNFASSMANITFFFPAREKGWALGLNAAGGNLGAAVAQLVVPIVVALGAAATLDLPLAGWIWVPLILAAAFGAWKFMDNLSSARSDLAGSLAAVREPHLWVMALLYIGTFGSFIGFAGVFPKLIVDSFPAFSTIAMGPATLSLAFLGPLVGSLARPFGGRLADRFGGAMITVCAFAVMAAISLAVVWTLPLADFWLFLGLFLVLFAAAGAGNGATYRMIPVIFARRGAAAGAELRESVSTARKSAAALGLISAVGAYGGFLIPQVLNASKGASGSYDGAFYGFVGGYVLMLAVTWFFYLRRSSTLGKV